The Arachis hypogaea cultivar Tifrunner chromosome 14, arahy.Tifrunner.gnm2.J5K5, whole genome shotgun sequence genome has a segment encoding these proteins:
- the LOC112742895 gene encoding protein FAR1-RELATED SEQUENCE 6-like — translation MEQAICEGASYGTAYDDSDQYNSCNVNVPSLSEDDTQHVDKIICMGKESGSVIEVVDNAMAVNHELPDHTGIPLDEIPYIGLRFVSLQRAQEFYANYAKKVGFVTRIRNTNFDKTRKDSKIPVNQSLHCSREGYRESRVKAATRVKRITTAGCKARMYVMLDRQKDNWMVSKLELKHTHPCSAKQAVHYTEYKELTMHAKCVIQNNDEAGIRPNKTYLALTNEVGGSSNLGYSEKDERNFITSNLRCADENADVKEMISYFMRMKDINPNFFYAVDVDEVNQFKSALWVDTRCRASYEYYGDVVSFDTTYRRNKHGLPFASFVGVNHHGKSTLLRCTLMGNEEICCFEWVFKQWLRCMGSSPQAIITGQCKSMFGAIKNVLPDTHHRWCIWYIMKKIPHKLGGYARYKEIDDRMHGTVWNASGCVMESLYGDYNFFSVGYVDLYDERRMWVPIYFQGKFWVGMRSTQRSESMHAFYGGYLHFKSGLIQFVHEYDNVLGNKEQKELEDDAADAKGVVPCSSSTTIERQFQREYTTSKFREEQQEFRKKGDCLVRGATHEGNLFYLIVKEQYILYREPRSWNNIVEFDPLTHKIRCECNMFASRGILCCHCLDVYFYYGVDRVPSCYVLPRWSKNVQRKHTFIKSSHDEKRSDESHNLFRRLCTHFFNVAQEFITCEEEAAMLNSGLDELRAKLVDYRVNLGSRSVPNTDNNMVTQSDTACVASDIQSPSKVATKGRPRLKKLGSELDTSIKRYMRRKKNNPPQENNGAINPNIVAVPALSTNESHGNGGFLSLLHSFLHS, via the exons ATGGAACAAGCAATTTGTGAAGGCGCATCATACGGCACAGCATATGATGATAGTGATCAGTATAATTCTTGCAACGTTAATGTTCCATCGCTTAGTGAAGATGACACACAACATGTGGACAAGATAATTTGTATG GGGAAAGAATCTGGAAGTGTTATTGAAGTAGTGGACAATGCAATGGCAGTGAATCATGAG TTACCTGATCACACTGGAATTCCATTAGATGAAATCCCGTACATAGGATTGAGATTTGTTTCCTTGCAGCGGGCACAAGAGTTTTACGCTAATTATGCAAAGAAAGTTGGCTTCGTGACCAGGATTAGGAATACCAACTTTGATAAGACCAGGAAGGATTCAAAGATACCCGTTAACCAATCGTTACACTGTAGTCGTGAAGGTTATCGGGAGTCTCGAGTGAAGGCAGCAACTCGGGTAAAGAGAATAACAACAGCCGGATGCAAAGCAAGGATGTACGTCATGCTTGATAGGCAGAAGGATAATTGGATGGTCTCCAAACTAGAACTGAAGCACACCCACCCGTGTTCTGCCAAGCAAGCTGTGCACTACACTGAGTACAAAGAACTGACCATGCATGCCAAGTGTGTGATTCAGAACAATGATGAGGCTGGCATACGGCCCAACAAGACTTATCTCGCACTGACGAATGAGGTTGGTGGCTCGTCGAATTTGGGTTACTCAGAAAAGGATGAGAGGAACTTCATTACGAGCAATTTGCGCTGTGCTGACGAAAACGCAGATGTCAAGGAAATGATTAGCTATTTCATGCGAATGAAAGATATCAACCcgaattttttttatgcagttgATGTAGATGAAGTTAACCAGTTTAAAAGTGCGCTTTGGGTAGATACAAGATGCAGGGCTTCCTATGAATATTATGGTGATGTAGTATCATTTGATACAACGTACCGTAGAAACAA GCACGGACTTCCATTTGCATCTTTTGTTGGCGTTAACCATCATGGTAAGTCCACTCTGCTCAGATGTACTTTGATGGGAAATGAGGAAATTTGTTGCTTTGAGTGGGTCTTTAAGCAATGGTTGAGGTGCATGGGATCTTCCCCACAGGCCATCATCACGGGCCAGTGTAAATCCATGTTTGGTGCTATCAAGAATGTCCTTCCAGATACTCACCACCGATGGTGCATATGGTACATAATGAAAAAGATACCACATAAGCTCGGAGGATATGCTCGGTATAAAGAAATAGATGATAGAATGCATGGCACTGTTTGGAATGCCAG TGGGTGTGTTATGGAATCTCTATATGGTGATTATAACTTTTTTTCTGTTGGTTATGTAGACCTTTATGACGAACGTCGAATGTGGGTTCCAATCTATTTTCAAGGTAAATTTTGGGTAGGTATGAGAAGTACTCAACGGAGTGAGAGCATGCACGCTTTTTACGGTGGTTACTTGCATTTCAAGAGTGGACTGATTCAGTTCGTGCATGAGTATGACAACGTACTTGGGAACAAGGAGCAAAAGGAACTGGAAGATGATGCTGCAGACGCTAAAGGAGTTGTTCCTTGTTCATCGAGTACTACAATTGAAAGACAATTTCAGCGTGAGTACACAACCTCTAAGTTTAGGGAAGAACAACAGGAATTCAGGAAAAAAGGGGATTGTTTAGTCCGTGGTGCGACTCACGagggtaatttattttatttgatcgtGAAAGAGCAATACATATTATATAGGGAACCTAGGTCCTGGAACAATATTGTCGAGTTTGACCCATTGACACACAAGATTCGGTGCGAGTGCAACATGTTTGCATCGAGAGGTATTCTTTGTTGTCACTGTcttgatgtttacttttattatgGAGTAGATAGAGTACCATCTTGCTATGTTCTCCCTCGATGGAGCAAGAATGTACAGCGGAAACACACTTTCATTAAGAGTAGCCATGACGAGAAGCGATCGGATGAAAGCCACAACTTATTTAGAAGACTGTGTACGCACTTCTTTAATGTGGCACAGGAATTCATAACATGCGAAGAAGAGGCGGCCATGTTAAATTCGGGTCTTGATGAGTTAAGGGCCAAGTTGGTTGATTATCGTGTGAACTTGGGGTCCAGAAGTGTTCCCAATACAGATAACAACATGGTGACACAGTCTGACACAGCTTGTGTTGCATCTGACATTCAAAGTCCCTCTAAGGTCGCAACAAAGGGTCGACCGAGACTGAAGAAGCTTGGATCTGAACTGGACACATCCATTAAGAGATATATGCGAAGAAAGAAGAATAATCCACCTCAG GAAAATAATGGAGCAATCAATCCAAACATAGTGGCGGTTCCTGCTCTGAGCACGAATGAATCACATGGAAATGGCGGGTTCTTGTCTTTGTTACACTCATTTTTACATAGTTAG